The following are encoded in a window of uncultured Sphaerochaeta sp. genomic DNA:
- a CDS encoding ABC transporter permease, whose protein sequence is MKTNNKTKVLAIIKTWGTLMGFLLLLIVFSSLRPDVFPSGRNLKNIIEQVATLAIVASGVTVVMITGDFDLSVGAIASLVGVVAALLMKSGVGTVVSILIALLLGTSAGLLNGVLIAYGGLSAFVGTLATMTAYGGVALLISKGTTIFALPENFRALGQGSIGFLPISVLIMAITVIVVYFLLEQTTYGRRLYAIGGNEEASFLSGIRTRQVRLIAFGVSGFFASLGGIVLTSRLFSAHPQAGSPFMLNAAAAVFLGMTSFREGEANILGTLLGVFIIGVMGNGLNILGINTYVQSILTGAIIIFAVLLSSIAKKRQR, encoded by the coding sequence ATGAAGACGAATAACAAGACAAAGGTTTTGGCCATTATCAAGACATGGGGTACCCTTATGGGTTTCCTCCTGCTACTTATCGTATTTTCCTCTCTTCGTCCCGATGTTTTCCCTTCGGGAAGGAACTTGAAAAACATCATCGAGCAAGTTGCCACGCTCGCCATCGTTGCCTCTGGAGTTACTGTCGTCATGATCACTGGTGATTTTGATCTCTCTGTAGGAGCAATTGCATCGCTGGTTGGAGTAGTTGCAGCACTGCTTATGAAATCAGGTGTTGGTACTGTCGTAAGTATCCTCATTGCATTGCTGCTGGGAACCTCAGCAGGCTTGCTCAATGGTGTGCTCATCGCCTATGGCGGTCTTTCAGCATTTGTGGGAACGCTTGCCACCATGACAGCATATGGTGGTGTGGCTTTGTTAATCTCCAAAGGCACGACAATTTTTGCGTTGCCAGAGAATTTCAGAGCACTGGGACAAGGGAGTATTGGATTTCTTCCCATTTCTGTTTTGATTATGGCCATTACGGTAATCGTAGTGTATTTCCTGCTTGAACAAACTACCTATGGCCGGCGTCTCTATGCTATAGGGGGTAACGAGGAAGCCTCCTTCCTGTCGGGTATCAGGACAAGACAGGTAAGGCTTATAGCGTTTGGCGTTTCTGGATTCTTTGCTTCCCTGGGAGGGATTGTCCTTACCAGTAGGCTGTTCTCCGCTCACCCCCAGGCAGGTAGTCCTTTCATGCTCAATGCTGCAGCAGCAGTCTTCTTGGGGATGACTTCCTTCAGGGAAGGAGAAGCAAACATCCTGGGAACCCTCTTGGGTGTATTCATTATCGGGGTCATGGGAAATGGTCTGAACATCCTTGGGATCAATACGTATGTACAGTCGATTCTTACCGGTGCCATCATCATCTTTGCTGTACTACTCTCCTCGATCGCCAAGAAGAGACAGAGGTGA
- the trpA gene encoding tryptophan synthase subunit alpha, translated as MQQYVPMFRSQGQHPSLVGYLPALYPDKDSYVQILDACAQAGLRYLEIGIPVEEPYLDGKAIKEALLSVQKEYSKVDQVIRMAIQAVRSAGLVGIVMLYYETVEAVGLQAFANLLIEEAADGVLIPNIPPKQRHELASLLAGTSVATVNFVRYETEVEEMREIIADTTGFLYLQSMKGATGGNFKVDEKLEDKIKTLRSLCEDAGLPVALGFGISTPANAKKAAETEAEAIIIGTGLVMAAKAGPEEVTRYLGQFSPYLSQKAPKQYLLSVDVGTTALKSSIIASDGTLVDSATGEYPLIAEGNAIEQDPELWWNAFCSSSKKLLGRNAEIELSSIVLSGQMQDLIILDADQQLVGNAILYSDTRAQEEFALYTKQFTLERAMKITRNSSDAASLPPKLMYVSGKRGSLSGLHFLLGAHDYLCWKLTGKQVTDLTNAATTGLLSYETNTWSEEILAYIGISSDQLPCLETEIQVTGTVTKKAASQAGLPEGLSVVHGSGDAGSSTVGVGAADESVFSCYLGTSGWVAATLPTAIDPGMGVFNLRHPDGKQTITIGAMRTTGGNISWLLETFAIISDRYARMQEIALKAPVGSGGVFYLPYLQGERMPFNDPHARGAFIGLNRDTSQSHMFRSVIEGIAYGLASIYEVLRESSTSQSIRVVASGGGAENSLLTQTLADVLGVPVMKMADASNAGVRGNLVLAGKALGWFESYSLQKQFMQIEQTFYPDQEAHAYHKKAFPRFKNLYLALKNEFCNIANIE; from the coding sequence ATGCAACAATATGTTCCGATGTTTCGCAGTCAAGGTCAGCATCCTTCCCTAGTAGGATACCTGCCAGCTCTCTATCCCGATAAGGACAGCTACGTTCAAATTCTGGATGCATGTGCTCAAGCTGGGTTGCGTTATCTTGAAATTGGGATACCTGTTGAGGAACCTTACCTTGATGGAAAGGCCATTAAGGAAGCCTTGTTGTCTGTACAAAAAGAATATTCCAAAGTGGATCAAGTGATACGGATGGCTATACAAGCAGTTCGTTCAGCAGGTCTTGTGGGAATTGTAATGCTCTACTATGAGACAGTTGAAGCAGTCGGTCTTCAAGCCTTTGCCAACCTGCTCATCGAGGAAGCAGCTGATGGCGTGCTCATTCCCAATATTCCTCCCAAGCAACGACATGAACTGGCAAGCCTGCTCGCTGGTACATCGGTGGCCACCGTCAATTTCGTACGATATGAGACCGAAGTAGAGGAAATGAGGGAGATTATTGCTGATACCACCGGGTTTCTCTACCTACAATCGATGAAGGGAGCGACCGGGGGGAATTTCAAGGTAGATGAAAAGCTTGAAGATAAAATAAAGACACTACGAAGCCTATGTGAGGATGCTGGCCTTCCCGTTGCCTTGGGGTTTGGTATCAGCACTCCTGCAAATGCAAAGAAAGCCGCTGAAACTGAGGCTGAGGCAATCATCATCGGGACCGGGTTGGTTATGGCAGCAAAGGCAGGGCCAGAGGAAGTGACAAGGTATCTGGGGCAGTTTTCTCCGTATCTGAGCCAGAAGGCACCAAAGCAATACTTGCTTTCCGTAGATGTCGGAACAACTGCGTTGAAGAGCTCCATCATTGCGAGTGATGGGACCTTGGTCGACTCAGCGACAGGGGAGTACCCCTTGATCGCCGAAGGCAATGCCATTGAACAGGATCCAGAGCTCTGGTGGAATGCTTTCTGTTCTTCATCAAAGAAACTACTCGGCAGGAACGCCGAGATTGAACTCAGTTCTATCGTACTCAGTGGGCAGATGCAGGATTTGATCATCTTGGATGCTGATCAGCAGTTGGTGGGTAATGCCATCCTGTACTCGGATACCCGAGCCCAAGAGGAGTTTGCGCTATATACAAAGCAGTTCACTCTTGAGCGTGCCATGAAGATTACCCGCAACAGCAGCGATGCAGCCTCCTTGCCTCCCAAGTTGATGTATGTATCTGGTAAGCGAGGATCCCTTTCTGGTCTGCATTTCTTGTTGGGAGCTCACGACTACCTGTGCTGGAAGCTAACCGGTAAACAAGTCACTGATCTCACGAATGCAGCTACCACAGGGTTGCTTTCCTACGAGACCAATACCTGGAGTGAAGAAATTCTTGCATACATTGGGATTTCGAGTGATCAACTTCCTTGTTTGGAGACAGAAATCCAAGTGACAGGTACGGTAACCAAAAAGGCAGCTAGTCAGGCAGGGCTTCCAGAAGGGTTGTCGGTTGTTCATGGTTCTGGTGATGCTGGTTCCTCAACGGTGGGAGTAGGGGCGGCTGACGAGAGTGTTTTCTCTTGTTACTTGGGCACCTCAGGATGGGTTGCAGCGACGCTCCCCACTGCGATCGATCCCGGTATGGGCGTATTCAACCTTCGCCATCCAGATGGGAAACAGACCATTACTATTGGAGCTATGCGTACTACCGGAGGAAATATCTCCTGGTTGTTGGAAACTTTTGCTATTATCAGTGATCGCTATGCTCGGATGCAGGAAATTGCTCTTAAGGCTCCTGTTGGTTCTGGTGGGGTTTTCTACTTGCCGTACCTCCAGGGAGAGCGCATGCCATTCAACGACCCTCATGCACGTGGTGCCTTTATTGGATTGAACCGTGACACCAGCCAATCACATATGTTCCGCTCGGTCATTGAAGGAATTGCTTATGGTTTGGCATCAATATATGAGGTGCTCAGGGAATCGTCGACTAGTCAATCCATTCGCGTGGTTGCCAGTGGAGGTGGAGCTGAGAACAGCTTACTTACCCAGACTCTCGCTGATGTCTTGGGTGTACCGGTCATGAAGATGGCTGATGCTTCGAATGCCGGGGTACGGGGTAACTTGGTGTTGGCGGGGAAGGCTTTAGGTTGGTTTGAATCCTATTCACTTCAGAAACAGTTCATGCAGATAGAACAAACGTTCTACCCAGACCAGGAAGCTCATGCATACCATAAGAAGGCTTTTCCTCGGTTCAAGAATCTGTATCTCGCACTTAAGAATGAATTTTGCAACATAGCAAATATAGAGTGA
- a CDS encoding sugar ABC transporter substrate-binding protein yields MKRTLVLVLLVLVSSVSLLMAAGTSETSSSTRVAVVTPYMANATTAYVIEQFKADAEQKGWKVSVSDTAGDFGLLVSRIEDAVAQGVDAIVLGMGDPVQMTKGLDAAKQANIPVFGLDAGLVDGVLLNITSDNADLGRQTAKVLAEAMGGKGNVVMYTHDPHPGVRARAVGAAEVFASYPGIEVIQKVHIEVPGPVDNARKVTEDLITAKTPMQGIWAGWDEPAYGTTQALDASGVKTVKVVGIDGTDFAKGEIAKKGPFLATIEQDFDTMAATLVGVIADYFAGTKPASNLIQIPGNLIQ; encoded by the coding sequence ATGAAACGAACATTGGTACTGGTATTGTTGGTTCTGGTCAGCAGTGTTTCACTGTTGATGGCTGCAGGGACAAGTGAGACGTCGAGTTCCACACGGGTTGCAGTAGTAACCCCCTACATGGCTAATGCTACAACTGCCTATGTAATTGAGCAGTTCAAAGCTGATGCAGAACAAAAGGGTTGGAAGGTATCTGTCTCTGACACGGCTGGTGACTTTGGTTTACTGGTAAGCCGTATTGAGGATGCTGTTGCCCAAGGAGTGGATGCTATTGTCTTGGGAATGGGTGATCCGGTGCAGATGACCAAGGGTCTCGATGCTGCAAAGCAGGCGAATATCCCCGTTTTTGGCCTGGATGCAGGATTGGTTGATGGTGTATTGCTCAATATTACCTCTGACAATGCTGACCTTGGTAGACAGACAGCCAAGGTACTTGCTGAGGCAATGGGCGGAAAGGGGAATGTGGTCATGTATACCCATGACCCGCATCCTGGGGTACGAGCTCGTGCTGTAGGAGCTGCAGAGGTCTTTGCAAGCTATCCTGGTATCGAGGTAATTCAGAAAGTGCATATCGAAGTTCCAGGTCCTGTGGACAATGCACGGAAGGTCACTGAGGACTTGATCACTGCAAAGACCCCGATGCAGGGTATCTGGGCTGGATGGGATGAACCTGCTTATGGCACCACTCAGGCTCTTGATGCTTCTGGTGTTAAGACAGTCAAGGTTGTAGGTATCGATGGTACTGATTTTGCAAAGGGAGAGATTGCCAAGAAAGGACCTTTCCTTGCCACCATCGAACAGGACTTTGATACCATGGCGGCTACCCTTGTTGGGGTAATTGCAGACTACTTTGCTGGAACAAAACCAGCATCCAACCTGATTCAGATTCCTGGAAACTTGATTCAGTAG
- a CDS encoding substrate-binding domain-containing protein, translating to MKKSIVLILAILLTILMTLPLYSQGTKEAAVDTSQYVYETQGPNGEAPTDYSNVVLSDEEKATVKQSGYKVAILMHESSDWVNAVIAGARSMSRELNMNVVAVTDAGQDPNKQRTDIETTLALNPDIIITLVLDPVSGSVALKQAIDKGVNVVLISNLPSNFTHGKDYAGIVTDDLFQMGKSVADMIGTYLDGEGEVALMFHDANYYVTNQRDQAVEAVLRRDYPGIKIVAKRGIVNANDSETLASAILTQYPGVDAIYAPWDVLAEGVVAAARTAGNKDVGVFTIDLGANNVMDMAKGGNMKGVVADLPFVLGESLVKMGALSMLGKETPAFVTVPAISITKENISQAWKQSLNRDLPSEISQALK from the coding sequence ATGAAAAAATCTATCGTTCTGATTCTAGCAATCTTGCTCACCATTTTGATGACTCTTCCTCTCTATTCACAGGGAACAAAGGAAGCTGCTGTCGATACCTCTCAGTATGTCTATGAGACACAAGGTCCTAATGGGGAAGCACCGACGGATTACTCAAACGTAGTACTCAGTGATGAAGAGAAAGCAACTGTTAAACAGTCAGGCTATAAAGTAGCCATTCTCATGCACGAATCTTCTGACTGGGTAAATGCAGTAATCGCAGGTGCTCGCTCTATGAGCCGGGAACTTAATATGAATGTTGTTGCTGTTACAGATGCCGGACAGGACCCGAATAAGCAACGCACTGATATTGAGACGACGCTTGCACTCAATCCGGATATTATCATCACCTTGGTTCTTGACCCGGTCAGCGGGTCCGTAGCTCTTAAGCAGGCTATCGACAAGGGAGTTAATGTCGTGCTTATCAGTAACTTGCCGAGCAACTTCACTCATGGAAAAGATTATGCTGGTATCGTTACCGATGATCTCTTCCAGATGGGAAAAAGTGTTGCTGACATGATTGGTACCTACTTGGATGGAGAAGGAGAGGTCGCACTCATGTTCCATGATGCAAACTACTATGTTACCAATCAACGCGATCAGGCTGTTGAGGCTGTCCTCAGAAGGGATTATCCTGGAATCAAGATTGTCGCCAAGCGTGGTATTGTAAATGCAAATGACTCTGAGACTTTGGCCTCTGCCATTCTTACCCAATACCCAGGGGTGGATGCAATCTATGCACCGTGGGATGTTCTTGCTGAAGGTGTTGTTGCAGCAGCGAGAACTGCTGGAAATAAAGACGTGGGAGTATTCACTATCGACCTTGGGGCAAATAACGTCATGGATATGGCAAAGGGTGGAAACATGAAGGGTGTAGTTGCAGACCTTCCCTTCGTCCTGGGAGAGAGTCTGGTAAAGATGGGGGCTCTGAGCATGCTCGGTAAAGAAACCCCTGCATTTGTAACCGTACCAGCTATCTCCATCACAAAGGAGAATATTTCGCAAGCATGGAAGCAGTCCCTGAATAGAGACCTTCCTTCTGAGATTTCTCAGGCATTGAAGTAA
- a CDS encoding ABC transporter permease — MNTMLSQKMKQVKWRELVIYYIFLGVILLFSVLLFDKGFLSGSNLMNIARQTAMTSIMAIGMTFVLSTGEIDLSFGSVVALSAIITAKILNSTGSILLAIVCGLAIGALIGLINGLLVAKMNIPSFLVTLGMNGIVLGLARWVSNLQSIPINNDVFTFIFGSGDIGPLPILFVWTISLTIIGHLLLKKTPYGRRVLATGGNKISAMYSGIKVPNIKISVMLLNSVMAALAGILYSGRLHGARYTLGENDVMIVIAAVIIGGTSMNGGKGSVIGSLLGALIMGILNNGLILMGFSVDQQMIFRGLIIIVSVALTMREKAK, encoded by the coding sequence ATGAATACGATGCTATCGCAAAAAATGAAACAGGTAAAATGGAGAGAGCTGGTCATCTATTACATCTTTCTCGGGGTGATTCTTCTTTTTTCTGTGCTACTCTTTGACAAGGGGTTCCTCTCAGGATCCAATCTTATGAACATCGCTCGCCAGACTGCTATGACTTCCATCATGGCGATCGGAATGACGTTTGTTCTCTCTACCGGTGAGATTGATCTCTCCTTCGGTTCGGTGGTAGCTCTTTCAGCTATCATCACTGCAAAAATACTCAACAGTACTGGTAGCATTCTACTGGCCATAGTCTGTGGGCTTGCCATCGGAGCTCTCATCGGGCTAATTAATGGGCTGTTGGTTGCCAAGATGAATATTCCGTCATTCCTGGTGACCTTGGGTATGAATGGAATCGTGTTGGGACTTGCCCGCTGGGTAAGTAATTTGCAGTCAATCCCGATTAACAACGATGTTTTTACCTTTATCTTTGGTTCAGGGGATATAGGACCGCTGCCAATTCTCTTTGTCTGGACAATCAGTCTAACGATAATTGGGCATCTTTTGCTGAAGAAGACCCCATACGGAAGAAGGGTTCTTGCAACCGGTGGCAACAAGATATCTGCCATGTATTCAGGCATCAAGGTGCCCAACATCAAGATTTCTGTCATGCTGTTGAACTCTGTCATGGCTGCACTTGCTGGTATTCTCTATTCAGGAAGGTTGCACGGTGCCCGGTATACCTTGGGGGAAAACGATGTAATGATCGTCATTGCTGCAGTCATCATTGGTGGAACCAGCATGAACGGTGGTAAAGGATCTGTTATAGGATCTCTCCTTGGGGCCCTCATTATGGGCATCCTGAACAATGGTTTGATACTTATGGGATTCTCCGTCGACCAACAGATGATTTTCCGCGGTTTGATCATCATTGTTTCAGTGGCATTAACGATGAGGGAGAAAGCAAAATGA
- a CDS encoding sugar ABC transporter ATP-binding protein, with protein MSELNKREVLRIEGLVKQYPGVRALKGVDISFSSGEVHGLVGENGAGKSTLIKILAGIVKADEGTFLFDGTPAAITSSKDASKHGLCFIHQELNLVNYFNAMENIFLGHRYPHRYGPLVDWKKLRNQAQEILDVLGIELPLEIPVLHLSAVQRAMVAIARAFAVKGSIYFMDEPATALTDIEKEKLFDVIQSLKNQGKTVVYVTHNLDDILRITDRVTVMRDGLVVKRSNTSEMTKDSLISAMIGKSLESAFPSRIGAIGKPLFTVEHLSNSRLKDISFTVHSGEILGIGGLVGSGRTELLETLFGVRSLGSGSMLLEGKPYHPSSPKNAIEQGVVLVPEERRKGGLVLSRSINENITLMSLSEVSRFGILKHSYLRQQAKEAGKSVHLKASQYTQHVATLSGGNQQKVVFAKTIMKMPKVLMLDEPSKGVDVGARFEIYSIIRDLAAKGAAILVVSSDFNEVLGLADRILFIKEGAMASVQPNKEIDQERYLHYCYGRTNA; from the coding sequence ATGAGCGAGTTAAATAAACGCGAAGTATTGCGTATTGAAGGGCTGGTCAAACAATACCCAGGTGTTCGAGCGCTTAAAGGAGTTGACATCTCCTTCAGTAGTGGGGAGGTCCACGGGCTTGTCGGGGAGAATGGAGCAGGTAAGTCAACACTTATAAAAATTCTGGCGGGTATCGTCAAGGCAGATGAAGGAACCTTCCTGTTTGATGGAACTCCTGCTGCAATCACCTCCAGCAAGGATGCAAGCAAACATGGGTTGTGCTTCATTCACCAGGAACTCAACTTGGTCAACTACTTCAATGCAATGGAGAATATTTTCCTGGGACACCGCTATCCTCATCGTTATGGTCCATTGGTTGATTGGAAGAAACTCAGGAATCAAGCTCAAGAGATACTGGATGTCCTGGGGATCGAGCTCCCCCTCGAAATTCCTGTCTTGCACCTCTCTGCCGTGCAACGGGCAATGGTTGCCATAGCACGTGCCTTTGCGGTCAAGGGTTCTATTTACTTCATGGACGAACCAGCCACTGCTTTGACAGACATCGAAAAAGAAAAGCTCTTCGATGTTATACAGAGCCTGAAAAACCAGGGGAAAACCGTCGTCTATGTCACTCACAACCTAGACGATATACTGCGCATCACCGACCGGGTTACCGTTATGCGTGATGGACTGGTAGTCAAGCGAAGTAACACAAGCGAGATGACCAAGGATAGCTTGATCAGTGCTATGATCGGCAAATCATTGGAGTCAGCATTCCCCTCCAGGATTGGAGCCATTGGAAAGCCTCTGTTCACCGTGGAGCATCTCTCCAACTCTCGGCTGAAGGATATTAGCTTTACCGTGCATAGCGGAGAAATTCTGGGGATTGGTGGCTTGGTTGGATCAGGAAGAACTGAATTGTTGGAAACTCTCTTCGGGGTGCGTTCCCTTGGTTCTGGATCCATGTTGCTGGAAGGAAAACCATACCATCCTTCTTCCCCTAAGAATGCGATTGAACAAGGGGTAGTACTGGTTCCTGAAGAGCGAAGGAAAGGTGGACTGGTACTTAGTCGTTCCATCAATGAGAATATTACCCTCATGTCCCTCTCTGAGGTGTCCCGCTTCGGCATCCTCAAGCATTCGTATTTACGGCAGCAAGCCAAGGAAGCCGGCAAGAGTGTACATCTGAAGGCTTCCCAGTACACACAACATGTAGCAACACTCTCTGGGGGCAACCAACAGAAGGTGGTATTTGCAAAGACCATCATGAAAATGCCCAAGGTTCTCATGCTTGATGAACCATCCAAGGGTGTCGATGTCGGAGCTCGCTTTGAGATTTATAGCATCATCAGGGATTTAGCCGCAAAAGGAGCAGCTATCTTGGTTGTGAGTTCTGACTTCAATGAGGTGCTCGGTTTGGCAGATCGCATTCTCTTCATCAAGGAAGGAGCGATGGCCTCTGTACAGCCTAATAAGGAAATCGATCAAGAACGCTATCTGCACTATTGTTATGGGAGAACAAACGCATGA
- a CDS encoding glycoside hydrolase family 3 N-terminal domain-containing protein → MKKTKAEIEQIIQSMSPAQKAGQLFLLAYPGKDPEVIRPLVEQYGICGCYISQDNAQTFDEAETITTKLQTMSMEKHGIPLLLGVDQEGAWGVLLPESHPGPGNMALNAIEDIEAVASMYGIIATEMLSVGYNTVLGPCADVNSDPSSPIIGTRSFGEYPEQVAKSVSLAVRGARKQGILTCLKHFPGHGATSGDTHREIPYIDKPYEALLSSDLVPFKAGIEAGAEIVMTSHIRYPQIDKDNPATLSEKILQDILRKDLGFSGLILSDSMNMGAIRKTYDPAQSTLLALQAGVDIVMLSEEHYDFETGDYLSKQLRSLHLVEEAIETGILNDSLVTDKLMRILDYKFNKMQVRTPRIPSQRFQEHAQIELGLAKQAVSLLQTGFWPIPPEGEIVCINATPVSSYRNMVNSRGIGPNQETSAFDSFVHELEAYRRIQIVSYEQVQEKEASLKAATALIVVTEDYPLPGEDFMKQEQQQLVQDLCARYLRKIVIVGLRSPYELALYPKQVTYLCAYSSRTCSAKATAQILLEGSLQAQQNRTPVTIRIDESEFA, encoded by the coding sequence ATGAAGAAAACTAAAGCAGAAATTGAGCAAATTATCCAATCCATGAGTCCTGCACAGAAAGCTGGACAGCTCTTTCTTCTTGCCTACCCTGGTAAGGACCCTGAAGTTATTCGTCCTCTTGTAGAGCAATATGGAATCTGTGGATGTTATATCAGCCAGGACAATGCCCAGACCTTCGATGAGGCTGAAACAATAACGACGAAACTTCAGACGATGAGTATGGAGAAGCATGGAATTCCCCTTTTGCTGGGAGTTGATCAGGAGGGTGCTTGGGGGGTGCTGCTTCCTGAATCCCACCCTGGGCCTGGAAACATGGCACTCAATGCAATTGAAGATATTGAGGCTGTTGCTTCCATGTATGGAATCATCGCAACAGAGATGCTAAGTGTTGGGTATAATACAGTGCTCGGCCCTTGCGCTGATGTGAACAGCGATCCCAGTTCTCCCATTATCGGCACTCGATCCTTTGGCGAATATCCTGAACAAGTGGCTAAGTCCGTGTCTCTAGCTGTTAGGGGAGCAAGGAAGCAAGGCATTCTTACTTGTCTGAAACACTTCCCTGGCCATGGAGCCACCAGTGGCGATACCCACCGTGAGATCCCTTATATTGATAAACCGTATGAGGCCTTACTTTCCTCCGACCTCGTGCCATTCAAGGCTGGTATTGAGGCCGGTGCAGAGATAGTCATGACCAGTCATATTCGGTATCCACAAATTGATAAGGACAACCCAGCAACCCTCTCAGAGAAAATCTTACAGGATATCCTGAGAAAGGATCTTGGTTTCTCTGGGTTGATACTCTCTGATAGCATGAACATGGGAGCAATCAGGAAAACCTATGATCCTGCCCAGTCAACGCTACTCGCTCTCCAAGCTGGTGTCGATATCGTGATGCTCAGTGAAGAGCATTATGATTTCGAGACAGGTGACTATTTAAGTAAACAACTTCGTAGTCTTCATCTTGTGGAGGAAGCTATTGAGACAGGTATTCTCAATGACAGTCTGGTGACAGATAAGCTTATGAGGATTCTTGATTATAAGTTCAACAAAATGCAGGTGCGTACTCCTAGAATACCAAGTCAACGTTTTCAGGAACATGCACAAATTGAACTAGGTCTAGCCAAACAGGCCGTGTCCTTACTTCAAACAGGATTTTGGCCTATTCCTCCCGAAGGTGAGATTGTTTGCATCAATGCGACACCTGTTTCCAGTTACCGAAACATGGTAAACAGCCGAGGCATTGGACCTAATCAGGAGACTTCTGCTTTTGATAGTTTTGTTCATGAGCTTGAGGCCTACCGTAGGATACAGATAGTCTCCTATGAACAGGTACAAGAGAAAGAGGCTTCTCTGAAAGCAGCTACAGCTCTTATTGTGGTTACGGAGGACTATCCGCTTCCTGGAGAAGATTTCATGAAGCAGGAGCAACAACAGTTGGTACAAGATTTATGTGCAAGATATCTAAGAAAAATTGTTATTGTAGGTCTGAGAAGCCCTTATGAGCTCGCTCTCTATCCAAAACAGGTTACCTACCTTTGTGCCTATTCAAGCAGAACCTGTTCTGCAAAAGCGACTGCACAAATTCTCCTAGAAGGATCGTTGCAAGCTCAACAGAACAGAACTCCGGTTACCATCAGGATTGATGAATCGGAATTCGCATAA
- a CDS encoding sugar ABC transporter ATP-binding protein yields MNDYAIEAKGIGIGFNGIQILHNVDFSVQKGEVHALVGPNGAGKSTLVKILNGVYTKDAGTISLYGEEREYHSPEEALQAGIAMVFQDLSLVPTMTVAQNIFLKSIPFRYGPFINDKVSAAHALQLLERIGVNAEIRPDDLVSDLSIGQQQLVEIAKALSNDPKILILDEPTASLSTSEIERLFSVINTLKKKGITIIYITHYLQDIFKICDGVTMIRDGRVVFSKSTKAITLEELVAAMTNDQGGKVSWEHVQGLREAKPLLEAVNITTHSINDVSLAVYPGEIVGIAGLLGSGRTELLRALFGIDTLLKGEIRLDGKPIVLHSTSDAIEHGIALVPENRREQGLVLDYPVSENLVMPIVHRIKRLLFVDERKKDSIAKQYIKQLGVKTQGPDQVVRYLSGGNQQKIVVAKCLASDSRVLLLDDPTFGVDLQAKHEIMKIIHAYAAKGNAVLMVSSEFNELADYCDSIYVMKRGKLSECMSGSTTEDNLLYMVQ; encoded by the coding sequence ATGAATGATTATGCAATCGAAGCCAAAGGAATTGGCATTGGCTTCAACGGAATCCAGATACTTCACAATGTTGACTTCTCTGTACAGAAAGGGGAAGTGCATGCCTTGGTGGGTCCGAATGGAGCAGGGAAGTCGACCCTGGTAAAAATTCTCAATGGTGTGTATACCAAGGATGCAGGAACTATCTCCTTATATGGAGAAGAGCGCGAGTATCACAGCCCAGAGGAAGCTCTCCAAGCTGGCATTGCAATGGTTTTCCAGGACCTCAGTCTGGTTCCTACTATGACAGTGGCACAGAATATCTTTCTCAAATCCATTCCATTCCGATATGGCCCTTTCATCAATGACAAAGTCAGTGCAGCACACGCCCTACAGTTGCTCGAGCGCATTGGCGTGAATGCAGAAATTAGACCGGATGACCTCGTCTCTGATCTGAGCATTGGGCAGCAACAGCTGGTAGAGATTGCCAAGGCTCTCTCAAATGATCCCAAGATTCTCATCCTTGATGAACCGACTGCCTCTCTGTCTACATCTGAAATCGAAAGGCTTTTTTCTGTCATCAATACTCTGAAGAAGAAGGGAATTACCATCATCTATATCACTCACTACCTGCAGGATATTTTTAAGATCTGTGACGGAGTGACCATGATTCGTGATGGGAGAGTTGTTTTCTCCAAGTCAACAAAAGCAATCACTTTGGAAGAACTTGTTGCAGCAATGACCAATGACCAAGGTGGAAAAGTCTCTTGGGAACATGTACAAGGCTTACGAGAAGCAAAACCGCTTTTAGAAGCTGTGAATATTACCACCCATTCCATCAATGACGTTTCCCTTGCCGTGTACCCAGGTGAGATTGTGGGGATTGCTGGTCTTTTGGGAAGTGGGCGTACAGAACTGCTGAGAGCTCTCTTTGGTATAGATACACTACTAAAAGGAGAGATTCGGCTTGATGGTAAACCTATCGTCTTGCATTCTACCTCTGATGCTATAGAACATGGGATTGCTCTTGTTCCGGAGAATAGAAGGGAACAAGGACTGGTACTGGACTATCCAGTTTCTGAAAACCTGGTGATGCCAATTGTTCATAGGATTAAGAGGCTCCTGTTTGTTGATGAGAGGAAGAAAGACTCAATCGCTAAGCAATATATCAAACAACTTGGTGTCAAGACTCAGGGTCCTGATCAAGTGGTTAGGTATCTTTCAGGGGGAAACCAGCAGAAGATTGTGGTTGCAAAATGTCTTGCAAGTGATTCTCGTGTACTCTTGCTTGATGACCCCACCTTTGGTGTCGACCTGCAAGCGAAGCATGAGATTATGAAAATAATCCATGCCTATGCTGCAAAGGGCAATGCCGTTTTGATGGTGTCCTCTGAGTTCAACGAATTGGCAGACTACTGCGATTCCATTTATGTTATGAAGCGCGGAAAGCTTTCAGAATGTATGTCCGGTTCAACAACCGAAGACAATCTCCTATATATGGTCCAGTGA